In Paenacidovorax monticola, the genomic window GCGAGCGCGCCGAAGAGCATGTCGGGCGGCAGCGGAAGGCAGAACGGCGCGCAGAACATCAGATGGTCCTCCCAGCCGATGTAGAGCAGCGGCGCGGGAAAGTTGCCGCGCACGTCCTTGGCCGGAAAGTCGTAGGGCTGCAGGGCGACGGTGCTCATGCCGCACCTCCTTCGGCCGTGGCGCCGGCGGGCGGCGGGTCGCCGCGCCACGCGGCGAAGTTGCGCTGGTCCTCCGAGCCCTCGAAGTCAAAGTTGTCGCGCCCCACGTTCAGGCCGTACCAGTCGAGCACGGCCAGCAGCGGATCGAAGCCAGGCTGCGTGGGGTCCACGCCCTCCTTGAAGCAGTGGCCCTGGTAGATCTGGTGCACGGGCAGCCAGGACTGCACGTATTTCTCGGGCTCGTGCTCGAAGATGTGCTGGCAGCCGTCGCTGCAGAAGTGGTACTTGTCGCCCTGGTACGTGGTCTCGCGGTAGCAGATCTTGGTGGGGTCGCCCGGCTCGGTGAAGAGCATGGGGATTTGGCAGGTGGTACACAGCATGGGCAGCGTCTTGTTGTAGAAGCGCTTGCCGGCCTGCTGCTGCGCGCGGAAATGCTCCAGGCGCGGGCGGTGGTATTGGTCGAAGCTCTCGGGGTACTTCTCCGACAGCCAGGCCATTTCATCGTCGTTCGGCACCCAGGTGTGGAAGGGCGCGGCGGCCGCGTAGTTGTAGAAGGTGTTCCAGGCCTGGTGGCTGATGTGGTGTTTGCCCTCGCAGGCCTCCTTCCAGCCCGCGGGCTCGCGGATGCCGTAGCGCGCGAGGTCCTTGAACAGCGCGCCGCCGTTCTGCTCGGCGTACATCTCCCAGGCTTCCTTCCAGCTCATCACACGCTTGGGCAGCATGTAGTCCTGCATCATGGCCACGAGCGTGAGCACGCGGTAGCCGCGCCAGAACCACTTGTCGATCCAGCGCTGCACGATGGGCACATTGCCCGGGTCCTGCTCCAGCAGGAACTTGATGCACTCGATGCCCAGCGTCATGTGACGCGACTCGTCGCTCTGCGCCGAGAAGCCGAAGGTGACGGTGGACATGTCGCCGTTGTGCGCGGCGCCCGACATGAAGGGCACGAACAGCAGGTTGGTGAGCACGTATTCGAACGAGAAGCTCACCGCCGTGAGGAACTCGAAGGGCCCTGCCGTGAGCGCATCCTCGAAGAACGACTTGGGCACGGAGAGGTACCACACGCGGTCGAACCAGTGACTCGCGTTGTGCATGCCGTTGAAGTACTTGTTGTAGTGGCTGATCGCGTGCGTCTCGGTCTGGAAGTGGCGCAGCTCGTCGATGGACTGCATCT contains:
- a CDS encoding aromatic/alkene/methane monooxygenase hydroxylase/oxygenase subunit alpha, which produces MDTRVTKKKLGLKERYAAMTRGLGWETSYQPMDKVFPYDRYEGIKIHDWDQWEDPFRLTMDAYWKYQGEKEKKLYAVIEAFAQNNGQLGVADARYVNALKLFIQGVTPLEYYAHRGFAHVGRHFTGVGARVAAQMQSIDELRHFQTETHAISHYNKYFNGMHNASHWFDRVWYLSVPKSFFEDALTAGPFEFLTAVSFSFEYVLTNLLFVPFMSGAAHNGDMSTVTFGFSAQSDESRHMTLGIECIKFLLEQDPGNVPIVQRWIDKWFWRGYRVLTLVAMMQDYMLPKRVMSWKEAWEMYAEQNGGALFKDLARYGIREPAGWKEACEGKHHISHQAWNTFYNYAAAAPFHTWVPNDDEMAWLSEKYPESFDQYHRPRLEHFRAQQQAGKRFYNKTLPMLCTTCQIPMLFTEPGDPTKICYRETTYQGDKYHFCSDGCQHIFEHEPEKYVQSWLPVHQIYQGHCFKEGVDPTQPGFDPLLAVLDWYGLNVGRDNFDFEGSEDQRNFAAWRGDPPPAGATAEGGAA